One window from the genome of Streptomyces sp. NBC_00597 encodes:
- a CDS encoding aldo/keto reductase, which translates to MQYRTIAGTAVSAIGLGAMPLSIERRPDETRAITTLHAALDAGVTLIDTADSYHWHAGEAGHNELLIARALARYGGDTSGIVVATKGGRGRPGDGSWTVNATPEHLRRAAEASAKRLALDAIGLYQLHKPDPAVPWAESVGALRELLDAGTIRAAGISNVTTAQIREAHAILGDGLASVQNQYSPAVRDSEAELQLSTRLGLAFLPWSPLGGIARSSLDGPCGPTSVGTPFHRVADDRGVSPQQIALAWLLARSPAVIPVPGASRPASITDSAGAADLKLSTEELTRLDAALPDRSGAGSAGPSREGTPRPSATG; encoded by the coding sequence ATGCAGTACCGCACCATCGCAGGCACCGCCGTCAGCGCCATCGGCCTGGGCGCCATGCCCCTGTCCATCGAACGACGTCCGGACGAGACTCGGGCCATCACCACCCTCCACGCCGCCCTCGACGCGGGCGTCACGCTCATCGACACCGCCGACAGCTACCACTGGCACGCCGGCGAGGCCGGCCACAACGAGCTGCTGATCGCCCGCGCCCTGGCCCGCTACGGCGGCGACACCTCCGGCATCGTGGTCGCCACCAAGGGCGGCCGCGGCCGACCCGGCGACGGCAGTTGGACCGTCAACGCCACCCCGGAGCATCTCAGGCGAGCTGCCGAGGCCTCCGCCAAGCGCCTGGCCCTCGACGCGATCGGCCTCTACCAGTTGCACAAGCCGGACCCCGCCGTGCCCTGGGCGGAGTCCGTCGGCGCGCTGCGCGAGCTGCTCGACGCCGGCACGATCCGCGCCGCCGGCATCTCCAACGTCACCACCGCCCAGATCCGCGAAGCACACGCGATCCTGGGCGACGGGCTCGCCTCCGTACAGAACCAGTACTCGCCGGCAGTCCGCGACAGCGAAGCCGAGCTGCAGCTGAGCACACGGCTGGGCCTGGCCTTCCTGCCGTGGAGCCCGCTGGGCGGCATCGCGCGCAGCTCCCTCGACGGCCCCTGCGGCCCCACCTCGGTCGGCACCCCCTTCCACCGCGTCGCGGACGACCGTGGCGTCAGTCCGCAGCAGATCGCCCTGGCATGGCTGCTCGCCCGCTCCCCCGCGGTGATCCCGGTACCGGGAGCCAGCCGCCCGGCCTCCATCACCGACTCCGCAGGGGCAGCGGACCTCAAGCTGAGCACGGAGGAACTGACGCGGCTCGATGCCGCGCTGCCGGATCGAAGCGGGGCGGGATCCGCTGGCCCGTCCCGGGAGGGGACACCGCGCCCGTCGGCTACAGGGTGA